DNA from Lathamus discolor isolate bLatDis1 chromosome 17, bLatDis1.hap1, whole genome shotgun sequence:
TTCTTAAGTACTGTTCTCCCTCAATTGCTAACCAGCAGAATAATGTGACTCATTTCCCTACAACCTGTTCCTATTTGTACCCTAAAAGTCACATTCCTCTTAATAATACATATAAGGCAGCACTAATAATATCCTTGGCTGAGAAAACCATTTCAGGATTCATTAAGTTATTGACCAGGAGCCTCCCCCCCCAATAGAGGTTCTTCCATCTAAAACCTCCTCTAGACTGATACAACATTCTTATTTCTATTAGTGAGTTTTTCTCAGCAGCAAATGTACTTGGGGTGGTTACAGCCAAACCTCTGCTCTCAATGATGCTATTACAAAAGataattcttttaaaagctCTCTTCCTAAATGAAAACCCATCCCAaaatgaacacacacacacacacacacacacacaccagcagaAGTATGTACTCCCAATGCATCACTCTCTAACTGTGCCTCACCAATAGTGACCTGAACTTCTTTACTCCTGCCAGGTGAGTCTGTCTCTGACAGCCAAGCGGATGGCGAAGAAGAACTGCTTGGTGAAGAACTTGGAAGCTGTGGAAACGCTTGGTTCTACCTCCGTCATCTGTTCTGACAAGACAGGGACCCTCACACAAAACAGGATGACGGTTGCTCACCTCTGGTTTGATAATCAGATCTACTCAGCTGACACCAGTGAAGATCAAACAAGTAAATACGGCAAGGGGGGGATCTGGGAAGGGGCAACTACCTGAATCAAAGCTCCATGTCTACCAGCTGTCAAACTGGTGTCAATGGGAATGTCTTTAGCTAGATAGACCAGACATGTCTGTCTTCCATGCATAAGTGTAGTGTGCAATAGCAAAGTCACTTAGTCATGCACAGATGtgaaaaactgaattaataTCTGCATTGGACTCACAGAAAGTAAGCCTGGAGGAGGTTCTGATCCAAATCCTTTTGCTGACAGTAAATTCAGTTGGGAAATAAACCAAGAACTGTCATGTTTTGtcatgtctatgattctatgtaaccCAGAACTGCTGACTGACGGATGTAAGGGTCTGCATCAAACTGGTTTTCTGTAACAGAACCTATcaaaagaacagttttcttctgcaaataatTTAATCCTGTTGTTTCAAACTTAAGTGTCTGCTTCCATCATGTAATACGCTAAAGGACACAATGTGCGTTTTGCTTCCTTCTCAGCCCAGCCTTTTGATCAGAGTTCTCCATCATGGACAGCATTATCAAAGATTGTAACACTGTGCAACCGGGCAGAATTCAGACCAGGACAGGAGAATCTCCCCATAATGAAGGTACTGCCTACTGCACATCAGCttatttctcctcctccagTAATACATCAAGTTGTCCTGTTTGGCTTTAGTAATCACCTCCGTTTTATTACATTAATCTTCTAAGTTACTATTTATAGTAGTATCACTGCAATACACTCACAAAAAGTTtaagatgggaaagaaaaaccacaCAGCCAAGAGCAACTGTACATTGGAAACAGAACACACTAGTAATTACTATTAAAAGTCACCCGATTCTGTGCAGTCATCCGGTTCTGTGCAGTCAGTTCACCCATACATGCCTGCTGCTATGCTATAACTGCATTACAGAGCCACCACAAAAACCTGGAAGTGATCACAAATCAGCTTTCACAGTGTCAAACACGAATTTCACCTCTTTGCTGTAGCAAAGATGCCCCACGTTTCTACTGCAATACCTTTCCAGGAGGACTTGAATATAGCAGTGTAGATTCATTGCTGCTTAAGCATAGAACCTGATACAGAATCATGCAAGCTGTCCTGATGGAAGTGCAGAATTCTATTTGCTATAACCAGTTTCTTCTGTTGTGcacacagagagttgtggtAGGTGATGCCTCtgaaacagctctgctgaaatTTGCTGAAGTTATTTTGGGTGATGTTATGAATATTAGAGCACAGAACAAGAAAGTGGCTGAAATTCCTTTCAACTCCACGAACAAATTCCAGGTATGTTTCATTTTTGGAGATTATGCCAGACTGTTTCCAACTTCAAACCATTTCTATCACTGGGTCTAATGCAACTATTTGTGACCTGGGAATCTTGATGGGGTAATTTAATGACAGAGGAAATTTAAGCCATAATAACTAAAGTTCATTCTATTTGATGGGATGTGTGATAACCTCATGGAGAAGAAGAAACGTTACTTCAATGCAAAGTGACCCAAACTAGAAACAAACGAGGGTCACATACGCTCTTTCAAATCATTTCCTCTCTCTGGCACACAGCTTTCCATTCACAAGACCGACGATCCCAATGACAAACGCTTCCTGCTGGTGATGAAAGGCGCCCCCGAGAGGATTTTGGAGAGATGCAGCACCATCATGATCAACGGGAAACAAGAACCACTGGACAGTGAAAAGGCAGAAGCTTTCCAAACAGCGTACATGGAGCTGGGGGGCATGGGAGAGAGAGTGCTGGGTGAGTCCAACTAAAGGGACTATCAGAGAACTGCGGTGTAAAATGGGGGTTTAAACCTTGGTGCAATCTAGTGTGTTTGGAATTCATTCCTCCTGCACTagaggggagaaaggaaagcataCAGCCTCCTAAGCAGTGTTAAAAGCACACTGACGTACTCCAAGATCTCTGTGGCAGAGATGCCCTTACTGCTCTCAGACTGATGATGATCTGCCACACTGAAGAGCCAAAAATCCCCATGAGTAATCCACAAAGGAAACCACTCTTCCCTGCTGGCAGTATCCATCCCTATCTTTGCCACATGGAACTCTAACTCTGTATGAACTTTGATCTGAAGGTTACAATAGCAGGTCAAAAGAAATACTTCATAAAAAGCTATTGGTTAAAGGCACTGGGGTTCTACGGACAAGAGCAAAGCCTTAAGCTATAGAACAAGTTCTCTTTCTCCCACTACTTCTTGTACACCACATGAACATAAGTTTCTTTTCAGGTTTCTGCCATTTGTACCTGCCTGAAAACGAGTTTCCAGACACCTACTTGTTCGACACAGATTCCATGAACTTCCCAACCTCCAACCTGTGCTTTGTTGGGCTCTTATCTATGATTGACCCACCTCGCTCCACGGTGCCAGATGCTGTCTCAAAATGCCGCAGTGCTGGGATCAAGGTAGGgattttacagtgaaaaatgCAGCGATTCTACAGAAAGATTCATGATATCAAAGCGTTTAAGATCTTCCACCACGTTGTCATTGACTGTCTTTCTAGCAACAATTACCAAAACCCTAAATACTTGTTAATACCATTCTACAATTGTAACTTAAAGGCCACAAGAGACAAAACAATTTCAGTGGGAATTGGATGATGGGAAGTGCATGGAACCCCAAAACTGGAAATCCAAAGTGGGAAAGGCTCAGATACCATCTCATCAGATCCGTTTCTAGAATACAGAACCTGTGCCAGCTAGACTTACTCATTGTAAACAGAATAAGGTTACAGAAACAGTTCTTGAGAAGGCATTAGGACACAGGGCTACACCTGATAAGAACTTCTATGCGTAAGTATCACTAAACTCAAGCTGTTCAAGTATAACCTGAAGCAGTACTTCTAATTCACTCCCAGAGGACCCACAAGTGAAATTTCAGCTCTAGGCAGAGGGGCAATCttgctaaagaaaagaaaaacagtattagGAATTACCCATCCCAGATGAGTCCCAATCCTGGGGACATTTTCTATAGTCTGAAGACAGGTCTGGCAACTTTTGTTcaacaaaaccaagagaaaaatgtgttttatctgTGAGGACACCTCCGTCACAAGGATCTGTTTTACAATGCAATATTCTAATGAACCCTCACCTTTGAGTATACTTACTAGAAATCCTTACATAAAGGCTTCCTTATTCTGCATTATTCTAGCCCTGCTGCCTGTCACAAGTTCTTCCTTTACAGCCCTGATAAACTAACACCAATAACAAGAGATAAAGACCAGGTGTCAATACAGAGCTAAGTAATTACTGGCCATAATCTCATACTGCTATGTACATAGCACACATTTCCATGTTCAGACTCCAAACTGCTTCCTGGTCTACAACAGCAGAACTATTTCCCCTTATCTCGCTCCAGCCACTGTACACACATCCGCTTGTCCCTTCCCCAGGTTATCATGGTTACTGGTGACCACCCCATCACAGCCAAAGCCATTGCCAAGAGTGTGGGCATCATCTCAGCCACCAGTGAGACCGTGGAAGATATTGCCAAGCGCCTCAACATCCCTGTTGAGCAAGTCAACTGGCGGTAAGAGCAGACAGACTACAGGGGATACCCAGGGGGTCAGTGTCTGAAAgccaaaatgcttttctgtttctttatctATCCATCCAGCATGTCACCTCTACCTAAATAACTACGTGTCTAGGTCAGTGGCTCTCTCCTCTgacaaaacccagcaaatgaTACTTTGCAGATCTCGCTGGACTTTGCTGTCACGGCCCATTTGACAAAACACACACGTGAAAAGCAAAGTGCAGAATCACACAACCCAAGGACCATCAGTCCCAATTCTTCTTTCAGCCATTAAATGTGACAAAAATAACATCACAAAAGATAAAAGCTCTTGACAGAAAAGATGCCCTCCTCCACTGTCCCCCCTCCCACTGAGAGCcctctttaaaatgcttttcctgctgttctgtCTGCTCCAGAAGCTTCAATGACTCCCCTCCGTATCCAGGTAACTGTAATTCACTGTGGATTTCAACAGTGCCTTTCATTCAGCACCTGCTGATTAACAACTAATGCTTCTGAAATTAACTCAATTTGTGCTCTCTTTACTACCTGCATCCATTCTGTGAGTGCACTATTTTTATCTCAGCTCTTTGGTTGGAGAATTTACCCAGCTTTCCCGTGGCTCTTACAGAGAAGCTACAGCAGCAGTAGTTAATGGGATGGAGCTGAAGGACATGAGCTCGCAGCAGCTGGATGAAATCCTGTGTAACCACTCAGAGATAGTCTTTGCTCGGACATCACCGCAACAGAAACTGATTATAGTtgaaggctgccaaaggcaggtAAGAGGTGTACAAGGGTAGACACAGATACATGTCTGTAAGGTATTCATGAGGCAGATACCGTACCCGAAGTGAAAGGGTGGAAGCCAATTTCCAGTGCTCTCTAAGCACTGTTTATTCTCTTTCTACTGTGCAAGAGCATTATCTAACAAGAGTGCCACAAACCCTGCCTGGACAGAGTCCAAGCTACTCAAATTCCTGTTTCAGACTCCAAACTCCTACTGACAAAACGAGCTTTTCCCAAGTTCAACTGGCTTGGAGCTGTACCCAAGGTCTGCCTTTTGCATGTAAGTCTGGGAAGCTGCTGCGCTGCACATAAAGGCTCCTGGGCAGAGACGGTTTGGGAAGGAGCCTTCCCTCAGGAATTCTTTAAACCCAGATAAAAACAACGTGTTACCACATCCTCCCGTCTTAATCTCTTGTGGCCATTAGACCTATGCATATCCCGCCCACAGGAATGTTTAGAAGTGAAGTGGTTTAGTGCTGGACTTGGGAGTGGTGGGTtcgatcttaaaggtctttttccagctcaaatgattccatgattctaaggTATGAATCCCTCAAAATATCACAGCATGATTAATGTAGGACCAAGCCTTATCTGTGTTCCTTTCAAAGCCCACAGGAAGCATGATTTAAGGAGTTTGTCCCATTGGCAATATGACATACAGGAGCACGGAGGGCAGCCAGCGCAAGaggcagaagggaaagaaatgacaTGTGTAGAGCTCTGAAAGAGATTCAAACTGTCATCAGAAGATTCTCCCCTCAGATATGCCATCTCCAAGTAGATGCTGTGAATTGAAAGCCACATGACTGCTGTGCCTGAACTCTGCAGAGGAGGAGATATGGCACAAGACATTGTTTTATGCTAAGCTTTCCCGTCAGCATTATCAGCTCTTTGGGTTTAAGACCTGATTTCATAAGGTGTAAAAAATAAGGATGAAGTCTTCACATTTCATCCTTTCTGAATGGCCTGTGGCAAACGTGTTCCGCACTGCTCGGACACCAACACTCCTCGTACATTTGCCCCTTTAACTGATGATGTAGCCAGCCAGTCTACACGCTATGTTTAGTACTTAGAGCTTATAAGCCCTTCTGTACACGGCAATATTTATAGGTAGTGACACTGTGCTAAATCCCCTCAGGGACAGGACATTCAGTATTTGTATTAATCAGTTTGTCAGGCTTTTTTCCTCACTCAGAACATTCTGTATTGCTAGCAAGCCAGGGACTTCTGCATCAACTTTTGTTATCTGTAGTGGAAGATAACCAAGAAACCAAGTTGAATAATCagttttttccatctttcagaTTACTAGTGCAATTCTAGCACAGAAAGGCAATGTCTAGAAGTTGTTGGGATGAGAATGGGCACTAGCTGAACAGTTACATGACTTACAAATGAGATGACAACTGACTGATTCCGTAAGAGCTTCACAAAAAGCAGACAAGGACAGAACAGATTCCCCACCTGATTCCCCACAGATGAGCCTTGGTCTTCCCCTTTATATTCCATAGAAAGCAATGATCAGATTGTGTTTTATGTGCATCTAATTAGAAGTCTACTCTCTAGGATATAGGAAATCATATCCCTGAATTTCCTGAAGAGTTCTTCCAGAGATTTAAAGACATTGAATGTGACTATCTTAGGGGAAGACAGCACCATCTCCTCACAAAACCCACATCTGGATCCTTTTGTGTGTTCCAGGGAGCAGTCGTTGCTGTGACTGGAGATGGAGTCAATGACTCCCCAGCTCTTAAAAAGGCAGATATTGGAATTGCTATGGGCATTGCTGGCTCTGACGCAGCTAAAAATGCAGCTGATATGGTCCTGCTGGATGATAACTTTGCTTCTATTGTCACGGGAGTGGAAGAAGGTAAAAATAACGTTGCTATCCCCtttctcagctgagagctgctgaCAGCCGCACAGCACTGGTGGGGCCTCCTGATCCTTCCCTCCTGGTTCACCCCCgttttctttctggctttgGAAATGGGATTTTGATATGTGGAACAAAAGGGAATTAAATCCATTTAGAACATGGCAAGCAGACAATAAGTGAATCATCCCTCCCCTCTCACAGACAGCATCGGTCTGTTGTCCCTGCTTGTTCACACTCCAGACCAAAGCAGACCCTCCTGTTCCTATGCGGTTCTGAGCCTCACAAAGACACAAGCTGCTTTCTCTACGTTTTCTCTCTATTACTTACTCACACATCGCCTTCACCATGCCTCACCTATGACAGTAACACATATTCCACTCTTCTCCCACCATAAAGAGCTTATGGTGTCCATTAAACTACAGGGTATTGTGGACAGGGACTTGTCCCTCAATCTTTGTGactgaaagagatttttaagttttcagttttcagaagtcTCTGTGGGAAGCAGGTTGGTATTTAAAAGAACAGACCCAAAATGTATGAGGGAAGTAGACAGAAGCAGTAGATGTTTTCACTTTACTTTAGCTGAAACCTGaccttttcttttggaaagcacTGATGACAATTAGCTTTTACAcaagtgtttctttttcctccaggcCGCCTCATCTTTGACAACCTAAAGAAAACAATTGCCTACACCCTGACTAAGAATATTGCTGAGCTCTGTCCCTTTCTCATCTACATTATGGCCAGCATCCCACTGCCCATTGGCACTATCACCATCCTATTCATCGACCTGGGCACGGACATTGTAAGTTGGGGTCTTTGTAAGCtattttctgctgaaatcaTGCCACTTTTGAGGGGCTGGGTGCAAAGGGACATGTAGAACACAGGAAGATTTAGTTGCCTTACCCTGCAGCTGAGTAACAAGCTAATGAAAGAGTAGAGGGCTAGattaaaagcagcaaagtaCAGAGATGAAGAGTAgaaaggagaacctgtggagagggagcagaaagagaagactTCTGATCCATGCTGACAAGCAAACTTAGAGTGCAAAATACAGTGTGTTTCAAGCAGGAGATCATAGAGATTGCTGCAGTTACTGCAGGGGAGGAATACCAGACATCTCATTAGAGCCCAGCCCGGGGGAGCTGAAAAGACCCTTTAATGTTTTCAGGCTCCTCTAGGCCTTTGTATTGTCCTATGATCATCAGACCCATGAAACAGTTTCAGACTTCCCTCAAATCCTTTACACATGCCAAAGGGATGCTACACGGATCGTTTCATTTGTTCTGTGTATAGTGACAAGGCAGGGTACAGCAACAGAACCACACAAGAACAGAAAGCTTTCTGATAAGCATCTGAGCAGCAGATATTGGCACCAAGACTCTGATGGTTTATTTGTGTCCTAGATCCCCTCTGTTGCATTAGCCTACGAGAAAGCCGAGAGCGACATCATGAACAGGAGACCTCGtaacaaaaggaaagacaggCTGGTGAATGAGCAGCTCGCTATATACTCCTATCTGCAGATTGGTACGTTGGCCTGTTCTCTGAACTCTTGTGTCAGCAGAGCAAGTTTAACTGATTCATTTGTTAGGAAAGGGGGACTGAAACTCAACCCCTTCCCCAGGCACACTGACTAACTCATTCCAGTTGCTCATTATTCAACAATATAACAGGTTTTTATCTAGAGATCAAGAACCTTAGAGCACTAACAGCTCTAAAACTACCTTTAGACGCATGGCGGGTTTCATGCCATAGGAAACAGATCAACACTGATATCCAGTGCATTCCCCTGTGCTCCTAAATTTGGCTTCTTCCTCATTTCTCCCTCTTTGCTTTTGCAGGTATCATGCAGTCAGTGGGAGCCTTTGTAACCTATTTTACCGTGTATGCTGAACAAGGCTTCCTCCCTTCCACACTGCTTGGAGTGCGAGTCGACTGGGAGAACAATGCCATCAATGACTTTGAGGATTCATATGGACAGGAATGGGtaaagcagcactgaagcaTCCCTGGCACTGCCTCTGTCCTCCAAAAGAAAGGATTAgggaaagacagagagagatTTAAATGCAACAAGAATTAGTTTTCATCTAATGGCCCTTCAGGACTCTTTAGAGCTTCCTGCCACCCAACTCTTTCATCACACTCTATTCTTTCATCCATTCTTTCACAATTTGCCACCTTCTGATTCAAAGCCTCTGGAGATGCACCTTCTTCTCTGGACTTTATGTTTAGCCCCGTCATAATCTGTCAGCCCTGCTTCTGAACAGCACTACTGAGAAGTACTTTGCAGCCTCTTACTCCCCCTCACTCATTCTGCAGGACTCACAAGACACAGGAGCCATTAATAAATCAATATAAATACCTCTTTGTACCAAGCTCATGCTTCAGCCTTATGATTCATCATCAGACTAGGACAACTGGCCAAAATCTGATCATTACATATCTAAATCAGAATTAACTCTGCATTCACACCTTAGTAACTGAAATCCCACTATAAAGGTTTGCAGTCACCTACACAAGATACAAGTATCTGACAGAACACAGCTtgattttccctttgctttgcagACTAAATACCAGAGGACGTACCTGCAGTGGACTGGCTACACTGCCTTTTTTGTCAGCATCACCATTCAGCAAGTTGCTGACTTGATCATCAGGAAAACACGAAGAAATTCCATTTTCCAGCAGGGTCTTTTCAGGTAAGTTCTGCAGGTATTTTACCTGACGCATGAGGGGATAAGTTAACCCACTACTAATTGTAGAAGGCACCTGCACTACACTTCTACACTAGATCAGTGATGTAGTCCACTCACATCCAGCCTTTGTTCAAAGACAAGATCTGGCTTCAAGCAATTGCAAATCTCAGACAAGTCCTTTATACacttccccctttcctccttcatGAGAGAggctttctttaaagaaaaacgTACTGGTTACTCTGAAAATTCATCAGCTTAAAACTAACTCTGCATTCATTAAATTGTTAACTACAGAAAAGGGAATTTCCTCTCCAGGTTATTAACTTCCTTATGTAGTGATCAATAGACAGAACATTTAGACTTCTCCAAGTGAACAGAGCCTCGGAGGAGATACTACTGGACAAACCTGCTAAGGTAGTGCTGGCTTCCCTCTGCACCTTCAATCCCATGGAAACCAGGGAGTTAAAAGCATCTACTGGGACAGAGACCACACATAACAATTGGCACTTGGAGTATTTCTGACAGGAAAGCAGATTGTTTTCCTTTATCTGCAGGCACAGAGCCTACACCTCTGTACATTTCTTTGTTGCATTTACACGTGAGCCATCACGTGCAAATTCACAGTGCAGCTAGAAAACACCACTAACACATGCTGCATGTCTAAAGCTTTAATCTAGGTAGGTCAGGAACGCTACCAGGAAAGACAGAGGCATATGTAGTGTAAGACAGTGCCCCAGAGTCTGCCACTTGTGTCAGGCTCATCATCTGGTGCAGATCATTCCAGCTGGCTCCAGAGCACAGCCACAACACTGGATGTGGCACAGCCTTCGCATCAGTGCTTTATGCGTGGACAGAGGCATGTAACCCTTCTTTGTTCTCTTGCAGGAACAAAGTCATCTGGGTGGGTATATTTTCCCAGATAGGAATTGCTCTGATTCTTAGCTATGGTCTGGGACACGTTACAGCCCTGAACTTCACACCACTGAGGTGAGTGTCAATGCCAGTATACTTCCCTTGCCCTCCAGGGACAAACACACATGGGCTTGACatcctgccagcagctggcaaACAGGAGCAGGATGCCCATGGAGTAtgatttaaagagaaatatttaacatATTCAATAATAAATATGCAATAATAAAgtgtccaggttggacagggcttgcagcaacctggtctaatggaaggtgaccctgcccatggaactagatgagcgttaatgtcccttccaacccaaaccagtgtgaTTCATTGTGAAGAACAGGTTGGACAATTTCTTGGCCGAAAATGGTATTATTTGCATAGCTTCcaccaaaaaaagcagcactacTTTTTCTATTAGATTTACTACCAAGGATTCAGAAACCCACTTGTGTAGGTGATATTTTTCCAGGATTTCCGATATTTTGGCAAGATTTAGATACTTTATTTTACCCAAGCaaccttta
Protein-coding regions in this window:
- the ATP12A gene encoding potassium-transporting ATPase alpha chain 2 gives rise to the protein MVKKKSDIYSVEIYGTRDVEKTEFGEEAKYKDLKGNKKQKKTEDLKKELELDDHRLSTSELEKKYGTSISEGLSSARAAQVLARDGPNALTPPKATPEIVKFLKQMIGGFSILLWIGAVFSWISFGIQLAQGAESPFDNLYLGVVLALVVILTGIFAYYQEAKSTNIMASFSKMIPQQALVIRDGEKKELPADQLVVGDVVEIKGGDRIPADIRLVFAQGCKVDNSSLTGESEPQSRSCDFTHENPLETKNIAFYSTTCVEGTATGIVINTGDRTIIGRIASLTSGVGNDKTPIAIEIEHFVYLVAGVAISIGVLFFIISVSMRYKILDSIIFLIGIIVANVPEGLLATVTVSLSLTAKRMAKKNCLVKNLEAVETLGSTSVICSDKTGTLTQNRMTVAHLWFDNQIYSADTSEDQTTQPFDQSSPSWTALSKIVTLCNRAEFRPGQENLPIMKRVVVGDASETALLKFAEVILGDVMNIRAQNKKVAEIPFNSTNKFQLSIHKTDDPNDKRFLLVMKGAPERILERCSTIMINGKQEPLDSEKAEAFQTAYMELGGMGERVLGFCHLYLPENEFPDTYLFDTDSMNFPTSNLCFVGLLSMIDPPRSTVPDAVSKCRSAGIKVIMVTGDHPITAKAIAKSVGIISATSETVEDIAKRLNIPVEQVNWREATAAVVNGMELKDMSSQQLDEILCNHSEIVFARTSPQQKLIIVEGCQRQGAVVAVTGDGVNDSPALKKADIGIAMGIAGSDAAKNAADMVLLDDNFASIVTGVEEGRLIFDNLKKTIAYTLTKNIAELCPFLIYIMASIPLPIGTITILFIDLGTDIIPSVALAYEKAESDIMNRRPRNKRKDRLVNEQLAIYSYLQIGIMQSVGAFVTYFTVYAEQGFLPSTLLGVRVDWENNAINDFEDSYGQEWTKYQRTYLQWTGYTAFFVSITIQQVADLIIRKTRRNSIFQQGLFRNKVIWVGIFSQIGIALILSYGLGHVTALNFTPLRFQYWFVAVPFAILIWVYDEVRKLFIRRYPGSWWDKNMYY